The genomic interval AAGATCAGattcagtgggggaggggttgatACAGATTTTCTTATTGTACTAGAGATAGCAAAcacaagacacacacagaagtgaCTCTTTCTCCTCTTGTTCTGATATACGAAACGAAGACAGTCTCTGAGGTAGGTCCCAGACAGAATTCAGTTCCATGCTGTAACattgtttctaggaattgttGTCACTGAGTATGTCATGGTGAATGATCATCTCTGTCGCACACTTGGTATCCAGCTCTGGGTTTCTCTTTAGTCTCCTGCCTCAATTCTTTTCCTGACTCTTTGTTAGCAGCATATGGCTGAGTGAATggattcaaaatatcttttttttttttttttttttttggcttcctgATACTTTGCAGTTATCTTAATGATAGAACTTTAACCAAAAAGAGTTTCCAAGATCTCAACCATGATTGATCTGTTCTTTATGTCTTACAAAGGCTGCTGTAGCTGAATCATCTTGTACATTAGTTACTTCAGATTTAAcatagtgtgtgcatgtgtgtgcatacatccACACATACCCCAACGTTTGGAGAGAGGGCGTTTAAGTGGTGCTGGAGTGTAATTCCACTAAATGAACATTTGTACTGGAAGGAGCTTGAAATtagacacatgtgcacacatactggggaggggcagagagagagtgagaatcccaagcaggctccttgctctcagtgcagagcccagcgcggggctcatacggaggaaccgtgagatcgtgacctgagccgaaaccaagagtcaggtgcttataaccgactgagccacctaggtgcccctaattcaaaattttaaaattagacacTTTAAGTTTCTCACTTCCCTTAGGGGGAGCAGTTTGCCTAAGTATAAGCTATGAGTGTAGTCTGTACTTTATGGGTGATTCaaggaaaatttctttctttgtgcaAGTTCTGCCATACCAGCTGACTTTATCACCAATCAACACCATTGTGTAATTGTACGGGTTGTTAAGGTTCTAGGAATTCTGAGATTCCTCTTTGAGCTCTTTTGACCATTTACTGTTCAGCTATAATAGGAATTGCTTGGATTCACATTTGGTGAGTGTTCTGCCTCTTTCAAAGTTACTTGgcaaaatttttatatgaatatatactttataatCTCTGGAGAGAGTCTGAAGGTTACATTAGAGTCTTGAGGGTTCCTTGTCCCCCAAAAGATCGCTAGTGTTTACAACTTGTCAAGATTTCTAGTTAATATTGTCTTAAACATCCTGGTTCTAGGCACTGAGAAAcctttgagccttttttttttttttaagttaatttatttattttgagagacagagacagagagtggcggggggaggggcagtgagagaggaggagtgagaatcctaagcagcacagagcccgacatgtaGCTCATGTCCTAAGCCAAAaccgagttggacgcttaatccactgagccacccaggcacccaatgtGCCTTTTGAAGTAATGGTCTCAGGACTAGGATGGGGCTTTTGCATTTTGTCTTCATGTTTGCccctttattaatatttcttgtgGGGCTTGATCAAGTGTGTCTGGGTTTTCGTATCCCTTAAGTAACTTCTGATCTTCCACAGTGTATTAGGAGCCCTGGGTCTGCAGAAAACCTGATGAGGCCTTCAGCTGTAGAAGGCTACTACAGagaggtggctcagttagttaaggtaAACTAGGGTTCAAGCCAGAGTCAATGACTTGAAACAGCAAAGGTTTATTTAGCTTTATAACAACAATAGTCATGCTGCATTTCCATCCACACTTCATGTCGAGGTTCTgctcttatgtcttttttttcagtttgggacCCAGATTGCCCCAGCAGCTACTATCTGAAACCTTGTAGTTGtttagcagagagaaagggatgtgGTGGTAGTGTATGCTCGTTCTTCAGATTACAGTTTGGAAGCAACACAAGTCATTTTTGCCGACATTTAGTTGGTCAGAGTAAGTTAAATAAGCAAGCTTGGCTTCAAGAGGGGTACAGAAGAATTAACTCTCCCACAGGGAGGGAACTAGCTCTTGGTGAAGAGTAATACGATTTACCATAATGGCCATCCAGGGCCAAAGAGGATGTCTCAGGCCCAGAGATCTGTGGAACAAGGCTGATTAATCATTCTAGACTCTATGAGTAGGCTTTGAGGAATCTATGcaattctgtgtgtatgtgcatttttatGGAAACCTTCCTTAGATTCTTAGATTTATGCTGTGACCCACCAAAGGTTGAGAATCACTtaagggctcctggctggctcagttggtagagcacgcaactcttgtgaattcaagcctcacattgggcatagagcttattttaaaaaaaagaatcacttctTTGAAATATAAGTTTGGTGTTGAACAGAGGTCAGAGAAGGATAGGCAAGGATTCAGTTTTCAGAGAATCTGTCTTGGTTAAGGTTTGCATGACTGCAGCTGTTCTGTGGGAGGTGCAGGTGTGGATTTGGATTTCCAGGTGTGGAGAGGCCATGCCAAAGGGACTGTGTACGGGCACTAATGGGACCTTCTTCTCGGGGAACATAGGTTGTATCTGCAGCAAACGCTCAATGACACCGTGGGCAGGAAGATTGTCATGGACTTCTTGGGTTTTAACTGGAACTGGATTAATAAACAACAGGGAAAGCGTGGCTGGGGACAGCTGACATCCAACCTGCTGCTCATTGGCATGGAAGGTAAGAAATCTTTCAGAAAGCAGCATAGCTTAGAGTCGTACAAACCTGATTTCAAGGCCTGTCTTCACCAGTCATTTGCTTTATGACTTTGAACGCGTCACTTAACTTTCTTAAACTTCAGCCTTCTTACCTGTAAAAGGAAcatgataatattttataaataactcTAAAGATTCAATGAGATGATGTATGTTAAGCAAGTAAGCTTGTTTCATgcactggaaaaagaaaatgagttcttttcccttcctcagtTGCTTCACGAGTGTGTACATTCAGATATTAGGGATCTTCCTGAAAAGGTTGCTGTTCTCTATCTGATCTGTCTATATTCAGAAGATTTTTATCCCAGTAGAAGAGGCAAgcttattttttcaatataaattgAACCTTATCTTTtgaatgttaatatatttatggAATTAAATTCAAAAGGTATAAACGGGTGTGTAATGATAAATTTCTATTCCACTCCTGTTTCCCAGCCTCTTGTGTCGCTCCCTGGAGACATCTGCATGTTATTAGTTGCTTGTGTATCCTGCTAGCGGATTTTATGCATACACAAGCAAATACGTGAATacgttcttttattttcttactcatttGAATAAAAGGAGAAGCCTTTGAACTCCAGTCAGAAGAAGGAGAGCTGCTTACTGGCTGGGGTcattgtctcatttttatttctggcaCTAGCTGAAGGCCAGGCCCATAGTAGGTATTTAGTAAATGGTGAATAATTTGTATTGAACAAGGAAGTAATTATTTGTTGTCCTTCACCACTGGGCTCTGAAGTCTCTTCTCCTCCTTTGATTGtccttttttcagttttggaTTCTTTGCTGCCAGTATTAATGAAGATTTCTAGCATTGCAGCTTATGGATTGTATCCTTAACCTGCCCCTTTGAAAGCAACTCTTGACTGACCTGGCAGGAGCCAGTTGTAATTTACTTAACTAGGAGTTTTGCTGCTGCCTTCTTGTCCTTTGGTAGAGTGCACAGAAGCGGATCCCTCAGGTAGAGATGAGAGAGCAAATCTTTGACGATGCACATGAACTCTCAGCATGTCAGAGGGCGACTGTCTTGGCCCACCCAGGCTGACCTGGGGAGTGTTTTCTAACCTTCATGCTCTGCAGAGGACCCCTCAGCTCCCAAGGATTGTGCAAAGAATAAACAACAGATGAGGTCCCAGTTACAAAAGAGTAGATGGAGCATATATACACTAAGGCAGAAGTAATTCAaggtggcattttattttattttattttattttattttattattttttatttttattttttgagagagagagagagagcacgcgcgcacaagtgagggaggaacagagagagagggagacacagaatctgaaacaggctccaggctctgagctgtcagcgcagagcccgatgtggggctcaaacccaaaaaatgtgagatcgtgacctgagctgaagttggacactcaaccaactgagccacccagtgccacAAGttggcatttaaaattattagccttaggggcgcctgggtggctcagtcggttgagcgtctgacttcggctcaggtcatgatctcacagtttgtgggttcgaaccccgcagcaggctctgtgctgactgcttgctcagagcctggagcctgtttgagattctgtgtctcctctctgtttctcctctctgtccctcccctactcacactttgtctcactctgtttctccaaagtaagtataaaaaataaaataaaataaagttattagccttataaaaattatacaacacTCTTCAGGGATCCGATATACTCTCCCGATTCCTTCATGAGAATTAACAGCCCCACTGTTGCTCTAAGAAGTGTTGCATCCCGTAGATGTGTTGAAGTGGGAGCAAAGATTGAGAATCTTTGAGCTCCAGAAGAGCTACTCCAGGCAAATACATACTCCTACAACTTGGAATGACCGGTTAATCCCATCAAAGAAGTTATGTGTGTGTTGTTGATGCCAGTCATTTCGGTTGTTTCTAACTCTTAGTTTGCTACTCTTGAATTCTTACCATAGTCAAGAAAGGTACTAGTATGCACAGTATATTACTTTGCCAGGCTTGTCTGTATTATCTTGATGAGCTGCTGCTTCTAGTAAGGACAGAAGCATCATTTATGAAAGTTTGCTTTGCTCCAATTTATGGTGAACTCTTAGCCAGTGATGGTTTCTAAACAACTGACTACCCACTGAAAGTGCAACACCTAATTTGCTGAGAGTTGTAATTGCAGTCTCCCTGATTCTGCttgaaattttgattgggaaCCCTTAGCTGAGAGGGCAGACTGGGTTTCTCCAGCATTGGGCCTTGTGTTTCAGCCTATGCAGTAGAGCCAATGCTCTGAATAAGACCTGTCTTTCCTCCCACAGGAAATGTGACACCTGCTCACTATGATGAGCAGCAGAACTTCTTTGCCCAGATAAAAGGCTACAAGCGATGCATTTTATTCCCTCCGGATCAGTTTGAATGCCTGTACCCATATCCTGTTCATCACCCATGTGACAGACAGAGCCAGGTGAGCTTGTGTGGTCTGAGGAGGGTATAGGACTCCTTTGGGATACAAGGTTGGcatgtttttccccttccccatggatAAACTCAAGATAATTTTACAGTATAGTTCACATCATCCAGGCCCCTGTGGTGATCCCAAATGTATATAAGGATAAACAGTCCTGTTGCGATTCTGGAGGGCAAACTCCATCACTGATGCTATGGACTCTGGTTACCCTGTTTGAATGTGTATGTCTCTACTGGGtttaataattgttttctgtTGTCGTGGATGCTTGTTCTTTTTGATAAGGAGAAGGGTGAATAGAATTGAGATATATCACTTACTGTCTTTCCTGCATCTAAAAGAAGTATATGGTTGATTTTATGGCCAACCAGAGAGGTCCTCTCCTTTCTTGAGAAAACTGCCTAGCCACTTAATGTAGGAGTTTTTGCTGGCTAGAACGTGTGTGTGGGAGAAAGTTTCAGAAGGTCTGGTTGAAGGATGCATCCTTAATTCCTCATATTGGCAGGCCATGAGTAGGTTTTCTGACTTGCAAACTGTGGTGATTGGCTTCTGATCTCAGGAGCACTGAGGCCCAGGATTCTTTATCACTTAATCTTTGAGCATGGCCTGTCATAacattgttttttgagagagagggagagagagagagagagagagaatgtgtttaATGTTTGTATGATATCTTCCGTCAGGTATGAATTCtaaacacatctttttttcttaaagccatctttttttttttttttttttttttttttttttgactaccAAACTAGTACATCATAGTTAATAATAAAGATTTGGtgattgactgattttttttttctttctcttgaaccTCTCAGGTGGACTTTGACAATCCTGACTACGAGAGGTTCCCCAATTTCCAGAACGTGGTTGGTTATGAAACAGTGGTTGGCCCTGGTGATGTTCTTTACATCCCAATGTACTGGTGAGGAGGGGGCTAGGACTGGGGGCTTCTTGGGAGCTTTCTTTCCCATTCCCTGGAAAACTGTATCTTGTCCCTTCTGAGTTGTGGCAGGATTGGTCTTCTTTGATCTACAGGAAGGTTGGCATATCCAGATGTGAGCGTACTGAACATGGAGGAAATGACAACCCTCCCTGTCTCTAGGACGAGATGACAATTCCTCAGGTCAAAAGAGATCCCAGAGGCTTGAGGCTGGAGAAACTGTTCTTGGCTCTTTTGTATTTGGAGACTGAACACCACTGCCTCTGGTCCCGGGTGTGTTTCACAGAATAAGTGTAACGATAACGTCCTTGTTATTTGCCCTAGCTGGAATTTACCACTTTTTTCCATTCCTCTCTCTAAAGAATATTGGTGGCAAACAGGAgcatgtttattttcttgcagGTGGCATCACATAGAGTCATTACTAAATGGGGGGATTACCATCACTGTGAACTTCTGGTATAAGGTGAatatgggttttttccccctagatGGGATTGGGGTGAGGTAGGTGTAATAAATGatttgggggcagggtggggaggttCGCTATCTCTGCAAGTGACTCCCAGGTCTTTGGGGAGATGAAGAGGGATGGGATTGAACTGGGCTTCTTAAAAGGGAAGAAGCTTCTAGAACGGTGGGTTGCACTGAAGCCTGCTGCTAAAGGCATTTCCTGAGCTGCTGCTTCCTTTGCAGGGGGCCCCCACCCCTAAGAGAATTGAATATCCTCTCAAAGCCCATCAGAAAGTGGCCATAATGAGAAACATTGAGAAGATGCTTGGAGAGGCCTTGGGGAACCCACAAGAGGTATGTGGCTGCCCCAAGGTGGCACTCCTGTGGCCCAGTGGGCAGAGTGACCAAGAAAAGTCAGGATTGGTGTCACGTTCTCCATAGCTCCTCTGTTTCAGTGTCTGGTGTCCTTTCTCTCCATAgaggttatgggtgtgttcagaaaatctttgttttctggtGAGAGCTGGGCTTGACTGGTGGATCAATTATAATCTGTTCCATGCTAGTGGTAATGTTCCCCGTGGGGCTTGTGTGCCAGCTGGGGACCCCTGAGGGGATTCTTCTGGAACGGAAAGCGAGCAGTAAAGCATCTCCTCACATTCTCCCAGCTGTGCCAAGGCTGCTCTAGGTAATGTTGAGACCTGCTTCCCACACAGGTGTGCCAGTGGCCCATTGGGTACCCAGGGGAGGTATTTGTAATGCTCTTGCCTTCTTCCTGTGGATAGCCTCAGCATGTAGAGGACCTGTGGGATTGGGAGGTGGCACCAGCCCCAATTGCAGGTGACCGTTTCAGGATACAGAGGCATTTAACCTTCTTAAATCACATTTAAGAAACATGCAGGCACTCTTGGGTGGCTCCTCTGAACTGTCAGTTTGGTGCTGCTTATAAGGTATTGTGAGAGGGAAAGTATTACAAGATGGACCCAGAGGAGGGGACCATGTCCTGGAATATTTTCCAGGAAGAGAGTAGGTTAGAGGGTTTTAAAGATTGAAAGCCTTGTCCCTGCCCTTGGCTGGACATCGAATGCCTCCAGACACACCACGTCTGGTTCCAGGGCCAGGGGACAGGCAGTTCTGACTGGCTCCTCATGTCTCTTCACAGGTGGGGCCCTTGTTGAACACAATGATCAAGGGTCGATACAACTAGCCTGCCAGGAGTCGAGGCCTCCTGCCAGGTGACTGCTAGCCCGTCCACACCGCTTCATTGATGAGGACAGGAGACTCCAGGCGCTAGTATTGCACGCTGCACTTAATGGACTGGACTCTTGCCATGGCCCTGGAGGCAGGTGTTTGGGGCAAGGCAGGGTGGTTGGCACTCCACTCCCATTTGGAGGGACTTCTTACCCTTGCCTCTGTGCCCCAGcatcttccctctctgcccc from Leopardus geoffroyi isolate Oge1 chromosome D2, O.geoffroyi_Oge1_pat1.0, whole genome shotgun sequence carries:
- the HIF1AN gene encoding hypoxia-inducible factor 1-alpha inhibitor isoform X2, whose translation is MAATAAEAVASGSGEPREEAEAPGPAWDESQLRNYTFPTRPIPRLSQSDPRAEELIENEEPVVLTDTNLVYPALKWDLEYLQENIGNGDFSVYSASTHKFLYYDEKKMANFQNFKPKSNREEMKFHEFVEKLQDIQQQGGEERLYLQQTLNDTVGRKIVMDFLGFNWNWINKQQGKRGWGQLTSNLLLIGMEGNVTPAHYDEQQNFFAQIKGYKRCILFPPDQFECLYPYPVHHPCDRQSQVDFDNPDYERFPNFQNVVGYETVVGPGDVLYIPMYWKVGISRCERTEHGGNDNPPCL
- the HIF1AN gene encoding hypoxia-inducible factor 1-alpha inhibitor isoform X1 gives rise to the protein MAATAAEAVASGSGEPREEAEAPGPAWDESQLRNYTFPTRPIPRLSQSDPRAEELIENEEPVVLTDTNLVYPALKWDLEYLQENIGNGDFSVYSASTHKFLYYDEKKMANFQNFKPKSNREEMKFHEFVEKLQDIQQQGGEERLYLQQTLNDTVGRKIVMDFLGFNWNWINKQQGKRGWGQLTSNLLLIGMEGNVTPAHYDEQQNFFAQIKGYKRCILFPPDQFECLYPYPVHHPCDRQSQVDFDNPDYERFPNFQNVVGYETVVGPGDVLYIPMYWWHHIESLLNGGITITVNFWYKGAPTPKRIEYPLKAHQKVAIMRNIEKMLGEALGNPQEVGPLLNTMIKGRYN